The Gemmatimonadota bacterium genome includes a region encoding these proteins:
- a CDS encoding SDR family NAD(P)-dependent oxidoreductase gives MKLENKIALITGAGSGIGKAIALEMGREGAHIAVNDLTAETAETTAHQIEDLGRETLVIPADVADSNQADNMVQQALDRFGRIDILVNNAGVYIPQDGGVTAITDEAWQRILDVNLNGPFYCCRAVVKDMIARKQGGKIINISSVQAEVAHFDASAYQPSKAAVVMLTRTLAVELAPYKINVNAIGPGAIASEGMGASLGPDVIEAYRKRIPWGARGYTRDIGTVAAFLASEDARYITGQNIYVDGGYLSDSTPTELKSQDHPVPPDDPDPK, from the coding sequence ATGAAACTCGAAAACAAAATCGCGCTTATAACGGGCGCGGGATCGGGCATTGGCAAAGCCATTGCGCTCGAAATGGGTCGCGAAGGCGCGCATATTGCCGTTAACGATCTCACTGCCGAAACAGCCGAAACCACCGCACACCAGATCGAAGACCTCGGACGCGAGACTCTTGTCATCCCCGCAGATGTGGCCGACTCGAATCAGGCCGATAATATGGTTCAACAGGCGCTCGATCGCTTCGGGCGCATCGATATTCTGGTCAATAATGCCGGTGTGTACATTCCCCAGGACGGTGGCGTCACAGCCATTACGGATGAGGCGTGGCAGCGCATTCTCGATGTCAATCTCAATGGGCCTTTTTATTGCTGTCGCGCTGTTGTCAAAGACATGATAGCGCGCAAGCAAGGTGGCAAAATTATTAATATCTCGTCTGTACAGGCCGAAGTCGCGCATTTCGACGCTTCTGCCTATCAGCCCTCTAAAGCCGCCGTGGTCATGCTCACGCGAACCCTTGCCGTGGAACTCGCGCCTTACAAAATCAATGTCAATGCCATTGGTCCGGGTGCTATCGCATCCGAAGGTATGGGAGCCTCACTGGGGCCTGATGTTATCGAAGCCTACCGCAAACGCATCCCCTGGGGTGCTCGCGGATATACCCGCGATATTGGAACTGTCGCCGCCTTTCTGGCTTCGGAAGATGCGCGCTATATCACGGGCCAAAACATCTATGTCGATGGCGGTTATTTGTCTGACAGCACACCAACGGAGCTAAAATCGCAAGATCACCCCGTTCCACCAGACGACCCGGACCCGAAATAA
- a CDS encoding SDR family NAD(P)-dependent oxidoreductase: protein MIPKNLTNRTAIITGAAQGIGKAIAIRLAGAGARVAIADLNLDRARETAREIGTDALALSLDVANAEGVQNTIDECLNTWGCIDILVNNAGIVGRDVPVKDLTEGDWDQVFDINLKGTFLCSRAVIAPMLKQKKGAIVSVASIAGKEGNPSMAPYSVSKAGIICFTKVLAKEHLQDNIRVNCVSPALIETPLLADVEPEQLDYMTSKIPLGRLGQPEEVAAVVHFLASDDASFVTGQCYDVSGGRATY from the coding sequence ATGATTCCCAAAAATCTCACCAATAGAACGGCCATTATTACCGGTGCCGCACAGGGTATTGGAAAAGCGATTGCCATACGCCTTGCTGGGGCTGGTGCAAGGGTGGCGATTGCCGATCTCAATCTGGACAGAGCACGCGAAACGGCTCGAGAAATCGGGACAGATGCATTGGCACTGTCGCTCGATGTTGCAAATGCCGAGGGTGTGCAAAATACTATTGATGAATGTCTCAATACATGGGGGTGTATTGATATTCTCGTCAACAACGCGGGCATTGTAGGGCGCGATGTGCCCGTCAAAGATCTCACGGAAGGGGATTGGGACCAGGTTTTCGATATCAATCTCAAGGGGACTTTTCTGTGTTCGCGCGCCGTAATCGCGCCTATGCTAAAACAAAAAAAAGGTGCTATCGTCTCGGTCGCTTCCATAGCAGGTAAAGAAGGCAATCCCAGCATGGCACCCTATTCGGTCTCTAAAGCGGGTATTATATGTTTTACCAAGGTCCTGGCAAAAGAACATCTCCAGGACAATATCCGCGTCAACTGCGTCTCGCCAGCTCTGATCGAAACCCCACTGTTGGCAGATGTGGAGCCAGAGCAACTCGATTACATGACTTCCAAAATTCCCCTCGGTCGCCTCGGCCAACCCGAAGAAGTCGCTGCTGTTGTTCATTTTCTCGCATCCGACGATGCTTCTTTTGTGACCGGGCAGTGTTATGATGTCAGCGGTGGCAGGGCTACGTATTGA
- a CDS encoding VOC family protein, with protein sequence MTVEAKPNVKQAIPFFSVSNIKASVRFYVEGLGFEMIHKWEPDGRLRWCWLQCGDAALMLQEFRKEGRNSWVPEGKVGEGVSIVFMCEDALTIYRRIKHRGIEVSNPFVGNGMWVVSLNDPDGFSICFESDTDVPEGTEFSEV encoded by the coding sequence ATGACCGTTGAAGCAAAACCAAATGTCAAACAGGCGATCCCGTTTTTTTCGGTATCAAACATCAAAGCATCTGTTCGCTTCTATGTCGAGGGTCTCGGATTTGAAATGATCCATAAATGGGAACCAGATGGGAGACTTCGCTGGTGCTGGCTCCAATGCGGGGACGCTGCGCTGATGTTACAGGAATTCCGAAAGGAAGGACGCAATTCGTGGGTGCCCGAAGGAAAAGTGGGCGAAGGCGTCTCGATTGTATTCATGTGCGAAGATGCCCTGACGATCTATCGCAGAATCAAACATCGGGGTATCGAGGTATCGAATCCCTTTGTGGGAAACGGAATGTGGGTTGTTTCATTGAACGACCCGGATGGATTTAGTATCTGCTTTGAGAGCGATACAGATGTGCCAGAAGGCACTGAATTTTCAGAGGTCTAA
- a CDS encoding XTP/dITP diphosphatase yields MPTLILATRNQGKRREIQDMLGSDIQVISLDAFPNAPEVIEDGETFEANAKKKAREIAKYTGLPALADDSGLVVDALNGAPGVYSARYAGGNATDEANSAKLIENLRRIPAKQRTARFCCAMALAKPDGRVQTTEATWKGRILTTPRGENGFGYDPLFFIPTHNCTSAELSSDEKNRISHRGQALRAILPCILDLFSASIP; encoded by the coding sequence ATGCCTACCCTCATACTCGCCACCCGCAATCAGGGCAAACGCAGGGAAATCCAGGACATGCTCGGCTCTGATATTCAGGTAATCTCGCTCGATGCGTTTCCCAACGCGCCCGAAGTAATCGAAGACGGCGAAACCTTTGAAGCCAATGCCAAAAAAAAAGCCCGTGAAATTGCAAAATACACGGGCTTGCCTGCTTTGGCCGATGACTCTGGCCTTGTGGTCGATGCCTTAAACGGCGCACCTGGCGTATATTCCGCGCGCTACGCCGGAGGGAATGCCACAGATGAGGCGAATAGTGCCAAACTCATAGAAAATCTGCGCAGAATTCCCGCGAAACAGCGCACCGCACGCTTCTGCTGCGCGATGGCCCTTGCCAAACCCGATGGCCGCGTGCAGACCACCGAAGCTACATGGAAAGGCCGCATCCTCACAACCCCCCGGGGCGAGAATGGCTTTGGTTACGATCCGCTCTTTTTTATTCCCACCCACAACTGCACTTCTGCCGAACTCTCTTCTGACGAAAAAAATCGCATCAGCCACCGGGGCCAGGCTCTGCGTGCCATCTTACCCTGCATTCTCGACCTTTTCAGCGCGTCCATACCATGA